One window of Vibrio sinaloensis genomic DNA carries:
- a CDS encoding AbgT family transporter has protein sequence MSNQAIKQSPSSQPSGMDRFLNFIERAGNKIPDPAILFFWALVITWGASALLSNVSFDLINPRSGEALAINNLLTGESLASFLANMVKTFTGFAPLGIVLVAMLGVGVADSSGFITTGLKKMLNFTPAKLLTPMLILVAIVSHTAADAGYVLVIPLGGIIFHAAGRHPLAGIAAAFAGVSGGFSANFIPSGIDPLLAGFTQTAANVLDPEYVVNPLANIFFTGLSSVIIVAIGWYVTEKIIEPRLAKMPIDEDAETAPDLGTFTEIESKAFRYAGWAMMAGIALLVAALLPENSALRSPDGEITAFSAPIMQSIVPLIFILFIIPGYVYGKVSGTFKTSNDIIKAMSDTMSTMGAYIVMSFFCAQFLSAFAQSNIGTMLALYGAEGLKAMNLPGEATIIGMILLTAAVNLLIGSASAKWALIGPILVPMLMAVGISPELSQAAYRVGDSVSNIISPLMVFFPLVVVYCQRYVKSTGIGTLASLMMPFSIAMLIGWSIFLIAYWMLGIPLGIQAPYTYTM, from the coding sequence ATGAGTAACCAAGCAATCAAACAGTCGCCATCTTCACAGCCGAGTGGGATGGACCGCTTTTTAAACTTTATTGAACGTGCAGGCAACAAAATTCCTGATCCTGCTATCTTGTTCTTCTGGGCCCTCGTCATCACTTGGGGCGCATCGGCACTACTGTCAAATGTAAGTTTTGACCTTATCAACCCTCGTTCGGGTGAAGCTCTTGCAATCAATAACCTTTTAACTGGCGAATCTCTAGCAAGCTTCCTTGCGAACATGGTAAAAACCTTCACTGGTTTTGCTCCACTGGGTATTGTATTAGTCGCTATGCTCGGTGTGGGCGTCGCAGACTCTTCGGGCTTTATCACCACTGGCCTGAAGAAAATGCTCAACTTCACGCCAGCTAAATTACTGACACCAATGCTCATTTTAGTGGCAATCGTGTCACATACAGCGGCGGATGCAGGTTATGTACTGGTTATCCCACTAGGTGGCATCATCTTCCATGCAGCAGGGCGTCACCCTCTTGCTGGTATCGCAGCTGCGTTTGCTGGTGTATCGGGTGGTTTCTCGGCCAACTTTATTCCTTCTGGTATCGATCCACTTCTTGCTGGCTTTACGCAAACAGCGGCGAACGTTCTTGATCCAGAATACGTGGTCAACCCATTAGCGAACATCTTCTTCACTGGCCTATCTTCGGTCATTATTGTCGCGATCGGTTGGTATGTCACAGAGAAGATCATTGAGCCTCGTCTTGCGAAAATGCCCATTGATGAAGATGCTGAAACGGCACCTGACTTAGGCACGTTTACCGAAATTGAATCGAAAGCGTTCCGTTATGCAGGATGGGCGATGATGGCGGGTATCGCGCTGTTGGTCGCGGCTCTACTTCCTGAAAACTCAGCGCTGCGCTCGCCAGACGGTGAAATTACCGCTTTCTCTGCACCGATTATGCAGTCGATTGTGCCGCTGATCTTTATCCTGTTCATTATTCCAGGCTACGTTTACGGTAAAGTGTCAGGTACGTTCAAAACCAGCAACGACATTATTAAAGCCATGTCAGACACCATGTCAACCATGGGTGCCTACATCGTGATGTCGTTCTTCTGTGCTCAGTTCCTATCGGCGTTTGCGCAGTCAAACATCGGTACTATGCTGGCGCTGTATGGTGCAGAAGGCCTAAAAGCGATGAACCTTCCTGGTGAAGCGACCATCATCGGCATGATCTTACTGACGGCAGCGGTTAACTTGTTGATTGGTTCAGCATCCGCCAAGTGGGCGCTGATTGGTCCAATCTTGGTACCAATGTTGATGGCGGTGGGCATCTCTCCAGAGCTTTCTCAAGCGGCTTACCGCGTGGGTGACTCAGTATCGAACATCATTTCACCTCTGATGGTATTCTTCCCACTTGTGGTGGTTTACTGTCAGCGCTATGTGAAGTCGACGGGTATCGGTACGCTTGCTTCTCTGATGATGCCATTCTCTATTGCGATGTTGATTGGCTGGTCAATCTTCTTGATCGCATACTGGATGCTTGGTATCCCACTAGGTATTCAAGCGCCATACACTTACACTATGTAA